A stretch of Porites lutea chromosome 5, jaPorLute2.1, whole genome shotgun sequence DNA encodes these proteins:
- the LOC140937262 gene encoding transmembrane protein 198-like encodes MSYLPTLVPNSNDCKLHNLYDPQSCIIAAVCILIGAAKCFYGYRLFKSVLFLVGFLIAFFFSYIMCTEHLSDVLSGTLLEYKDQISLGISFGVGVIAGLLTLCLFYVGLFLLGASMGWFVSMALLPLLYKHSVYLSEHNWLPYIVLSAFAIAGGILILCIQRAVIIISTSFMGAFMFVNGVDYFMENCKALYYTINILHGHHNKSDLPHCWYTWVVFSLIPIMFIAGMIVQFRKTGKDSDHRQAFARVGHSSATPMYNLAGDQQPILTDYD; translated from the exons ATGTCTTATCTTCCGACTTTAGTGCCTAACTCCAATGATTGCAAGCTGCACAATTTGTACGATCCGCAGAGCTGTATTATAGCTGCAGTTTGCATTCTAATTGGAGCAGCAAAATGCTTTTATG GGTACCGATTGTTCAAATCTGTGCTTTTCCTTGTTGGTTTCCTGATCGCATTTTTCTTCAGCTATATAATGTGTACTGAACATTTATCTGATGTGCTGTCTGGAACACTTCTTGAGTATAAGGATCAG atATCTCTCGGCATCTCTTTTGGAGTTGGTGTAATTGCTGGCCTGTTAACACTGTGCCTTTTCTATGTTGGGCTTTTTCTTCTTG GAGCAAGCATGGGATGGTTTGTTAGCATGGCTCTTCTGCCCCTCCTATACAAGCATTCAGTGTACTTGTCTGAACACAATTGGCTACCCTACATTGTTCTCAGTGCTTTTGCCATTGCTGGTGGAATTCTCATTCTCTGCATTCAGAGG GCTGTAATAATCATCTCTACTTCATTTATGGGAGCATTCATGTTTGTCAATGGTGTTGATTACTTCATGGAGAACTGCAAAGCCCTTTATTACACTATCAACATCTTGCATG GTCATCACAACAAGTCTGATTTGCCACACTGTTGGTACACTTGGGTGGTGTTTTCATTGATTCCAATAATGTTCATCGCTGGCATGATTGTGCAGTTTCGCAAGACTGGAAAGGACAGTGATCACAGACAAG cTTTTGCTCGAGTTGGACATTCCTCAGCCACACCTATGTATAATTTGGCTGGTGATCAG CAACCCATTCTAACGGATTATGACTAA